One Babylonia areolata isolate BAREFJ2019XMU chromosome 27, ASM4173473v1, whole genome shotgun sequence DNA window includes the following coding sequences:
- the LOC143301457 gene encoding uncharacterized protein LOC143301457 isoform X1, which translates to MTLFQTPTTLQYKMNVINCPVLVQSTRSTPQVHRNLTTCCPCTTTQQQPQVHRPQVHSNKANTTGTQTTGTQEPYNLLPLYNYTATTTGTQTTDTQQQGQHHRYTDHRYTDHRYTATRPTPQVHRPQIHSNKANTTGTQTTGTQQQGQHHRYTDHRYTATRPTPQVHRPQVHSNKVNTTDTQQQGQHHRYTDHRYTATRPTPQVHRPQIHSNKANTTGTQTTGTQQQGQHHRYTATRSTPQVHRPQVHSTKVNTTDTQQQGQHHRYTDHRYTATRPTPQVHRPQVHSNKVNTTGRKKSLQLAEDEIRNSQHLETQKRDWEGNKINRKREQIKELEERQS; encoded by the exons ATGACATTGTTCCAGACTCCCACCACCCTCCAGTACAAAATGAATGTGATTAATTGCCCTGTACTGGTACAAAGCACTAGGTCAACACCACAGGTACACAGGAACCTTACAACTTGCTGCCCCTGTACAActacacagcaacaaccacaggtACACAGACCACAGGTACACAGCAACAAGGCCAacaccacaggtacacagacCACAGGTACACAGGAACCTTACAACTTGCTGCCCCTGTACAActacacagcaacaaccacaggtACACAGACCACAGATACACAGCAACAAGGCCAacaccacaggtacacagacCACAGGTACACAGACCACAGGTACACAGCAACAAGGCCAacaccacaggtacacagacCACAGATACACAGCAACAAGGCCAacaccacaggtacacagacCACAGGTACACAGCAACAAGGCCAacaccacaggtacacagacCACAGATACACAGCAACAAGGCCAacaccacaggtacacagacCACAGGTACACAGCAACAAGGTCAACACCACAGATACACAGCAACAAGGCCAacaccacaggtacacagacCACAGATACACAGCAACAAGGCCAacaccacaggtacacagacCACAGATACACAGCAACAAGGCCAacaccacaggtacacagacCACAGGTACACAGCAACAAGGTCAACACCACAGGTACACAGCAACAAGGTCAacaccacaggtacacagacCACAG GTACACAGCACCAAGGTCAACACCACAGATACACAGCAACAAGGCCAacaccacaggtacacagacCACAGGTACACAGCAACAAGGCCAacaccacaggtacacagacCACAGGTACACAGCAACAAGGTCAACACCACAGGTAGGAAGAAAAGCTTACAACTTGCAGAGGATGAGATCAGAAATAGTCAGCACTTAGAAACACAGAAAAGGGACTgggaaggaaataaaataaacaggaaAAGAGAACAAATAAAAGAGTTGGAAGAAAGGCAATCCTGA
- the LOC143301457 gene encoding uncharacterized protein LOC143301457 isoform X2, which yields MTLFQTPTTLQYKMNVINCPVLVQSTRSTPQVHRNLTTCCPCTTTQQQPQVHRPQVHSNKANTTGTQTTGTQQQGQHHRYTDHRYTATRPTPQVHRPQVHSNKANTTGTQTTDTQQQGQHHRYTDHRYTATRSTPQIHSNKANTTGTQTTDTQQQGQHHRYTDHRYTATRPTPQVHRPQVHSNKVNTTGTQQQGQHHRYTDHRYTATRSTPQVHRPQVHSTKVNTTDTQQQGQHHRYTDHRYTATRPTPQVHRPQVHSNKVNTTGRKKSLQLAEDEIRNSQHLETQKRDWEGNKINRKREQIKELEERQS from the exons ATGACATTGTTCCAGACTCCCACCACCCTCCAGTACAAAATGAATGTGATTAATTGCCCTGTACTGGTACAAAGCACTAGGTCAACACCACAGGTACACAGGAACCTTACAACTTGCTGCCCCTGTACAActacacagcaacaaccacaggtACACAGACCACAGGTACACAGCAACAAGGCCAacaccacaggtacacagacCACAG GTACACAGCAACAAGGCCAacaccacaggtacacagacCACAGATACACAGCAACAAGGCCAacaccacaggtacacagacCACAGGTACACAGCAACAAGGCCAacaccacaggtacacagacCACAGATACACAGCAACAAGGCCAacaccacaggtacacagacCACAGGTACACAGCAACAAGGTCAACACCACAGATACACAGCAACAAGGCCAacaccacaggtacacagacCACAGATACACAGCAACAAGGCCAacaccacaggtacacagacCACAGATACACAGCAACAAGGCCAacaccacaggtacacagacCACAGGTACACAGCAACAAGGTCAACACCACAGGTACACAGCAACAAGGTCAacaccacaggtacacagacCACAGGTACACAGCAACAAGGTCAacaccacaggtacacagacCACAGGTACACAGCACCAAGGTCAACACCACAGATACACAGCAACAAGGCCAacaccacaggtacacagacCACAGGTACACAGCAACAAGGCCAacaccacaggtacacagacCACAGGTACACAGCAACAAGGTCAACACCACAGGTAGGAAGAAAAGCTTACAACTTGCAGAGGATGAGATCAGAAATAGTCAGCACTTAGAAACACAGAAAAGGGACTgggaaggaaataaaataaacaggaaAAGAGAACAAATAAAAGAGTTGGAAGAAAGGCAATCCTGA